In Streptomyces sp. NBC_01439, the following are encoded in one genomic region:
- a CDS encoding MerR family transcriptional regulator produces MRIGELASRTGVGERSLRYYEQQGLLASDRTPGGHRDFPERAVDRVIRIQELYAAGLHSAKIAQILPCMRDEDGGPSVRATPALVAELATERERIDRMIGDLIRSREVLDEVIEAAAGRTA; encoded by the coding sequence GTGCGGATCGGCGAACTGGCGTCGCGCACCGGGGTCGGTGAGCGTTCGCTGCGCTACTACGAGCAGCAGGGCCTGCTCGCTTCGGACCGGACGCCCGGCGGCCACCGGGACTTCCCCGAGCGGGCGGTCGACCGGGTCATCCGGATCCAGGAGCTGTACGCGGCCGGCCTGCACAGCGCGAAGATCGCGCAGATCCTGCCCTGCATGCGGGACGAGGACGGCGGCCCGTCGGTGCGCGCCACTCCGGCGCTGGTGGCCGAACTGGCCACGGAGCGGGAGCGGATCGACCGGATGATCGGCGATCTGATCCGCTCCCGCGAGGTGCTGGACGAGGTGATCGAGGCGGCGGCGGGCCGCACGGCCTGA
- a CDS encoding DNA alkylation repair protein has translation MPTADELLSADTVTSLARLLARAGGRRSSPALHARADALDGLTFSGRVAAVRDAVLDDLPDTWPAFEAVVRTVLARPGFEGWMTFPVNEAVAVRGLEAFEPGLDLLHDLTSRLTAESAVRPFLRADPERALAVVQKWTADPDPHVRRLASEGTRPRLPWAPQLPAFVADPRPALPVLDALYRDGSEYVRRSVSNHLNDISRDHPALAVETAARWLAEPEATTDRVVRHGLRTLIKAGRPEALTLLGHSPDVPVTVSGPVVADPRIAVGEYLVFDWTVTNTGPLPAQLVIDYVVHHVKAGGTRTPKVFKLVTRSVAPGETLGGTKRHSFKPITTRRYHSGEHLVQLQINGRVRGEAGFSLDAS, from the coding sequence ATGCCCACGGCCGATGAACTGCTCAGCGCGGACACCGTCACCAGCCTCGCCCGACTGCTCGCCCGCGCGGGCGGCCGCCGGTCCTCGCCGGCCCTGCACGCCCGCGCCGACGCACTCGACGGGCTGACGTTCAGCGGCCGCGTCGCCGCCGTCCGCGACGCCGTGCTCGACGACCTTCCCGACACGTGGCCCGCCTTCGAGGCCGTCGTGCGCACCGTCCTCGCCCGGCCCGGCTTCGAGGGCTGGATGACCTTCCCCGTCAACGAGGCCGTCGCCGTCCGCGGGCTGGAGGCGTTCGAACCCGGGCTGGACCTGCTCCACGACCTCACCTCCCGGCTCACCGCCGAGTCCGCCGTACGGCCCTTCCTGCGCGCCGACCCGGAGCGCGCCCTGGCCGTCGTACAGAAGTGGACCGCCGACCCGGACCCGCACGTACGCCGCCTCGCCAGCGAAGGCACCCGGCCCCGGCTGCCGTGGGCCCCGCAGCTGCCCGCCTTCGTCGCCGACCCGCGGCCGGCCCTGCCGGTGCTGGACGCCCTCTACCGCGACGGGTCCGAGTACGTCCGCCGGTCCGTCTCCAACCACCTCAACGACATCAGCCGCGACCACCCCGCCCTCGCCGTCGAGACCGCGGCCCGCTGGCTGGCCGAGCCCGAGGCCACCACCGACCGCGTCGTGCGCCACGGACTGCGCACCCTGATCAAGGCCGGGCGGCCCGAGGCGCTGACCCTGCTCGGCCACTCCCCCGACGTACCCGTCACCGTGAGCGGGCCGGTCGTCGCCGACCCGCGGATCGCCGTCGGCGAGTACCTCGTCTTCGACTGGACGGTCACCAACACCGGGCCGCTCCCGGCGCAGTTGGTCATCGACTACGTCGTGCACCACGTGAAGGCGGGCGGCACCCGCACTCCGAAGGTGTTCAAACTCGTCACCCGCTCCGTGGCCCCCGGCGAAACCCTCGGCGGCACCAAGCGCCACTCCTTCAAGCCCATCACCACCCGCCGCTACCACTCCGGCGAGCACCTGGTGCAGCTCCAGATCAACGGCCGGGTCCGCGGCGAGGCCGGATTTTCGTTGGACGCGTCCTGA
- a CDS encoding APC family permease: MTQLDVRPQAGDTVSGVAEGDVRGKGLGKGSVGLVGSAVIGISTVAPVYCLTSTLGSTAGEVGLQMPAIFLAGFLPMLLVAFAYRELNKAMPDCGTSFTWTVKAFGPRIGWMCGWGLVIATIIVLSNLAGVATSYFWLLAGEITNSASIAALDDNKLVHITTCLTLIAVATAISYRGMTATKGVQYALVGLQLVVLAIFVAMAFQKASVGTFDTGLDFSWSWMNPFAVESMAAFTAGLSLSIFMYWGWDACLATNEETTGSTKTPGRASLIAMIVLVGSYLATGIAAQMAVGAGGEGLGLANEETSGNVFAALAGPVMGPVLGILLFVAVLASAAASLQTTFIPVARTVLAMSTYEALPPSYAKVHPRFKTPGRATVMAGVATGVFYTVMTLVSENVLTDTIFALGLMICFYYSLTAFACAWYFRAELRRSTRDLFFKGVFPILGGLLLAAVFFKTLYDAWDPSYGSGSTLPGLDVGNVFVIGVGLLALGLVIMFVTERRSPAFFRGEVLTKSTPSLVVED; encoded by the coding sequence ATGACTCAGCTGGACGTTCGGCCTCAGGCCGGAGACACGGTAAGCGGCGTCGCCGAGGGCGACGTTCGCGGCAAGGGCCTCGGCAAGGGGTCCGTCGGACTGGTCGGAAGCGCCGTCATCGGCATCTCGACCGTCGCCCCGGTTTACTGCCTGACCTCGACCCTCGGCTCCACCGCCGGCGAGGTCGGCCTGCAGATGCCCGCGATCTTCCTCGCCGGCTTCCTCCCGATGCTCCTGGTCGCCTTCGCCTACCGCGAGCTCAACAAGGCCATGCCGGACTGCGGCACCTCCTTCACCTGGACCGTCAAGGCCTTCGGCCCGCGGATCGGCTGGATGTGCGGCTGGGGCCTGGTGATCGCCACGATCATCGTGCTCTCCAACCTCGCGGGCGTCGCCACCTCTTACTTCTGGCTGCTGGCCGGCGAGATCACGAACAGTGCGTCGATCGCCGCCCTGGACGACAACAAGCTCGTCCACATCACCACCTGCCTCACCCTGATCGCCGTCGCGACCGCCATCAGCTACCGCGGCATGACCGCCACCAAGGGCGTCCAGTACGCCCTCGTCGGCCTCCAGCTCGTCGTGCTCGCGATCTTCGTCGCCATGGCCTTCCAGAAGGCCTCCGTCGGCACCTTCGACACCGGCCTGGACTTCTCCTGGTCCTGGATGAACCCCTTCGCGGTCGAGTCCATGGCGGCCTTCACCGCCGGACTCTCGCTCTCGATCTTCATGTACTGGGGCTGGGACGCGTGCCTGGCCACCAACGAGGAGACCACCGGCTCGACGAAGACCCCCGGCCGCGCCTCGCTCATCGCGATGATCGTCCTGGTCGGCTCCTACCTGGCCACCGGCATCGCCGCCCAGATGGCCGTCGGCGCCGGCGGCGAGGGCCTCGGCCTCGCCAACGAGGAGACCTCGGGCAACGTCTTCGCCGCCCTCGCCGGCCCCGTCATGGGCCCGGTCCTCGGCATCCTGCTCTTCGTGGCCGTCCTGGCCTCCGCCGCGGCCTCCCTGCAGACCACCTTCATCCCGGTGGCCCGCACGGTCCTCGCCATGTCGACGTACGAGGCCCTGCCGCCCTCCTACGCCAAGGTCCACCCGCGCTTCAAGACCCCGGGCCGCGCCACCGTCATGGCGGGCGTCGCGACCGGCGTCTTCTACACGGTGATGACCCTGGTCAGCGAGAACGTCCTCACCGACACGATCTTCGCGCTCGGCCTGATGATCTGCTTCTACTACTCGCTGACGGCCTTCGCCTGCGCCTGGTACTTCCGCGCCGAGCTGCGCCGCTCGACCCGCGACCTGTTCTTCAAGGGCGTCTTCCCGATCCTGGGCGGCCTGCTGCTGGCCGCGGTCTTCTTCAAGACCCTGTACGACGCCTGGGACCCGTCCTACGGCTCCGGCTCCACGCTCCCCGGCCTCGACGTCGGCAACGTCTTCGTCATCGGCGTCGGCCTGCTGGCCCTCGGCCTGGTGATCATGTTCGTCACCGAGCGCCGCAGCCCGGCCTTCTTCCGCGGCGAGGTCCTGACGAAGTCCACCCCGTCCCTGGTGGTCGAGGACTGA
- a CDS encoding DUF4097 family beta strand repeat-containing protein, whose product MQKFATAAPIAAVLDVPAGLIRFIAADRADTTVEILPADASKGRDVKAAEQTTAEFRDGVLRIAAAPVKNRVLGNHPGSVEITVQLPAGSRIEAKTAAGELRGVGRLGDVTFESAQGTVKLDETASAHLTLMAGDVSVGRLGGAAQITTQKGDLQIAEAQTGTVELTTQSGDITIGAARGVSATLDAGTAYGRIHNALNNTDGADAGLTIRATTSYGDITARSN is encoded by the coding sequence ATGCAGAAGTTCGCCACCGCCGCCCCGATCGCCGCCGTTCTGGACGTCCCCGCCGGGCTGATCCGGTTCATCGCGGCCGACCGGGCCGACACCACGGTCGAGATCCTGCCGGCCGACGCTTCCAAGGGCCGTGACGTGAAGGCCGCCGAGCAGACCACGGCCGAGTTCCGGGACGGTGTGCTGCGGATCGCGGCCGCACCGGTGAAGAACCGGGTCCTCGGCAACCACCCGGGTTCGGTCGAGATCACCGTCCAGCTGCCCGCCGGCTCCCGCATCGAGGCGAAGACCGCGGCCGGTGAACTCCGCGGCGTCGGCCGCCTCGGCGACGTCACCTTCGAAAGCGCCCAGGGCACGGTCAAGCTCGACGAAACCGCGAGCGCCCACCTCACCCTGATGGCCGGTGACGTCTCCGTGGGACGCCTGGGCGGCGCCGCACAGATCACCACCCAGAAGGGCGACCTGCAGATCGCCGAGGCCCAGACCGGCACCGTCGAACTCACCACCCAGTCGGGCGACATCACCATCGGCGCCGCCCGCGGGGTCTCCGCCACCCTCGACGCCGGCACCGCCTACGGCCGCATCCACAACGCCCTCAACAACACCGACGGCGCCGACGCCGGCCTCACCATCCGCGCCACCACCTCCTACGGCGACATCACCGCCCGCAGCAACTGA
- a CDS encoding bestrophin-like domain, which translates to MILWLLNHLSTFVIAVLLVGGLTGLAVAGSVAARRRFPHLAEGDHNEMVGVALGMFGAIYGIILAFVVVTLWTQVETTQNIVASEATDLALVVRSADAFPPADRDRVRQAVGAYAHAVVEVQWPLMRDGRPSYEATAPQTQALYRALQAYEPQGTRAETFYAEAVTRLNDVAAQRRARITMAESSLPILLQVLVYGGAFVIVPLTFLFGLRSLKMQLLFVSAVAGLIGFSLLLVVALDRPFAGDLSVTPGPYKEAALAQFWAAG; encoded by the coding sequence ATGATCCTCTGGCTGCTCAACCACCTCAGCACCTTCGTCATCGCCGTCCTCCTGGTCGGCGGCCTCACCGGCCTCGCCGTCGCCGGGAGCGTGGCCGCCCGCCGCCGCTTCCCGCACCTGGCCGAGGGCGACCACAACGAGATGGTCGGGGTCGCGCTCGGCATGTTCGGCGCGATCTACGGCATCATCCTCGCCTTCGTCGTCGTCACCCTCTGGACGCAGGTGGAGACCACCCAGAACATCGTCGCCAGCGAGGCCACCGACCTGGCGCTCGTCGTCCGCAGCGCCGACGCCTTCCCGCCGGCCGACCGCGACCGGGTGCGGCAGGCCGTCGGCGCGTACGCGCACGCCGTCGTCGAGGTGCAGTGGCCGCTGATGCGCGACGGGCGGCCGAGCTACGAGGCGACCGCCCCGCAGACCCAAGCCCTCTACCGGGCGCTCCAGGCCTACGAGCCGCAGGGCACCAGGGCCGAGACCTTCTACGCCGAAGCCGTCACCCGCCTCAACGACGTCGCCGCCCAGCGCCGGGCCCGCATCACGATGGCCGAGAGCTCGCTGCCGATCCTGCTCCAGGTGCTGGTGTACGGGGGCGCGTTCGTGATCGTCCCGCTCACCTTCCTGTTCGGGCTGCGCAGCCTGAAGATGCAGCTGCTCTTCGTATCTGCGGTGGCCGGGCTGATCGGCTTCAGCCTGCTCCTGGTGGTGGCACTGGACCGGCCCTTCGCGGGGGACCTGAGCGTGACCCCGGGGCCCTACAAGGAGGCGGCCCTGGCGCAGTTCTGGGCCGCCGGCTGA
- a CDS encoding ABC transporter permease, translating to MSSLSLAVRDCSTMLRRNLLHARRYPSLTLNLLLTPVMLLLLFVYIFGDVMSAGMGGGDRADYIAYVVPGILLMTIGSTVIGAAVSVSTDMSEGIIARFRTMAIHRSSVFVGHVVGSVLQVLASVVLVGAVAVAIGFRSTGATALEWLAAFGLIALFALALTWIAVGMGMASPNAEAASNSAMPLILLPLISSAFTPVEAMPGWFQPIAQYQPFTPAIETLRGLLLGTEIGHNGWLAVAWSIGLAVLGYRWSAASFNRDPK from the coding sequence ATGAGCTCCCTCTCCCTCGCCGTGCGCGACTGCTCCACGATGCTGCGCCGCAACCTCCTGCACGCCCGGCGCTACCCGTCGCTGACGCTGAACCTGCTGCTCACCCCGGTCATGCTGCTGCTGCTCTTCGTCTACATCTTCGGCGACGTGATGAGCGCCGGCATGGGCGGCGGCGACCGCGCCGACTACATCGCGTACGTCGTCCCCGGCATCCTGCTGATGACCATCGGCAGCACCGTCATCGGGGCCGCGGTGTCCGTCTCCACCGACATGTCCGAGGGCATCATCGCCCGCTTCCGCACCATGGCGATCCACCGCAGCTCCGTGTTCGTCGGGCACGTGGTCGGCAGCGTCCTGCAGGTGCTCGCCAGCGTGGTCCTGGTCGGCGCCGTCGCCGTCGCCATCGGCTTCCGGTCCACCGGTGCCACGGCCCTGGAGTGGCTGGCCGCGTTCGGCCTGATCGCGCTCTTCGCCCTGGCGCTCACCTGGATCGCCGTCGGCATGGGCATGGCCAGCCCGAACGCCGAGGCCGCCAGCAACAGCGCGATGCCGCTGATCCTGCTGCCGCTCATCTCCAGCGCGTTCACCCCGGTCGAGGCGATGCCGGGCTGGTTCCAGCCGATCGCCCAGTACCAGCCGTTCACGCCGGCCATCGAAACCCTGCGCGGTCTGCTCCTCGGCACCGAGATCGGCCACAACGGGTGGCTGGCGGTCGCCTGGTCCATCGGCCTGGCGGTCCTCGGCTACCGCTGGTCGGCGGCCTCCTTCAACCGCGACCCGAAGTAA
- a CDS encoding ATP-binding cassette domain-containing protein, producing the protein MTNLAIAANGLRKSYGDKVVLDGIDLAVPAGTVFALLGPNGAGKTTAVKILSTLLGADPGTGAVHVNGHDLAADPQAVRASIGVTGQFSAVDGLITGEENMLLMADLHHLSRSEGRRVAGELLERFDLVEAAKKPAASYSGGMKRRLDIAMTLVGDPRIIFLDEPTTGLDPRSRHNMWQIIRELVTGGVTVFLTTQYLEEADQLADRIAVLNDGKIAAQGTADELKRLIPGGHVRLRFTDPAVYRSAALALHEVTRDDEALALQIPSDGSQRALRSVLDRLEAAGIEADELTVHTPDLDDVFFALTGPTAALPHQSKENVR; encoded by the coding sequence ATGACCAACCTGGCCATCGCGGCGAACGGGCTGCGCAAGTCCTACGGCGACAAGGTCGTCCTCGACGGCATCGACCTGGCGGTCCCCGCCGGCACGGTCTTCGCCCTGCTCGGTCCGAACGGCGCCGGCAAGACCACCGCCGTCAAGATCCTCTCCACCCTGCTCGGTGCGGACCCGGGCACCGGGGCCGTCCACGTCAACGGCCACGACCTGGCCGCCGACCCGCAGGCCGTCCGCGCCTCGATCGGGGTCACCGGCCAGTTCTCCGCCGTCGACGGCCTGATCACCGGCGAGGAGAACATGCTCCTCATGGCCGACCTGCACCACCTCTCCCGCAGCGAGGGCCGGCGGGTGGCCGGCGAACTGCTGGAACGCTTCGACCTGGTCGAAGCCGCCAAGAAGCCCGCCGCCAGCTACTCCGGCGGCATGAAGCGCCGCCTCGACATCGCGATGACCCTGGTCGGCGACCCGCGGATCATCTTCCTCGACGAGCCCACCACCGGCCTCGACCCGCGCAGCCGCCACAACATGTGGCAGATCATCCGCGAACTCGTCACGGGCGGCGTCACCGTCTTCCTCACCACCCAGTACCTGGAGGAGGCCGACCAGCTCGCCGACCGCATCGCCGTGCTCAACGACGGCAAGATCGCCGCCCAGGGCACCGCCGACGAGCTGAAGCGGCTGATCCCCGGCGGACACGTCCGGCTCCGCTTCACCGACCCGGCCGTCTACCGGTCCGCGGCCCTCGCCCTGCACGAGGTCACCCGGGACGACGAGGCGCTGGCCCTGCAGATCCCCAGCGACGGCAGCCAGCGCGCACTGCGCTCGGTCCTCGACCGGCTGGAGGCCGCGGGCATCGAGGCGGACGAGCTGACCGTGCACACCCCCGACCTCGACGACGTGTTCTTCGCCCTCACCGGCCCGACCGCCGCCCTCCCCCACCAGTCCAAGGAGAACGTCCGATGA
- a CDS encoding alkene reductase: protein MTQTQHGPAASRLFDPARLGGLELPNRLVMAPLTRNRAGADGVPGELMATYYAQRASAGLIIAEASTPNATGQTYPHIPGIHTPAQIAGWREVTEAVRAAGGGEMFLQLQHGGRVGHPDTSGHLPLAPSAVPFPEQLHTPGGLRDGVVPRAMTAEDIRTTIADFARAARNAVEAGFAGVEVHSANGHLLHQFLARNTNRRTDEWGGPVENRIRFTVEVVRAVAAAIGPGRVGVRISPGVDVNGIEEGDPEEIYPALVKALADLAPLYLHQVHADPDRPAFAQIRRDWPGTLIANPALSREEVAADGGKRQGERLLAEGADLVALGRGFLANPDFVERLRTGAPLNELRPEFLMHVQGPEGYTDYPSLG from the coding sequence ATGACGCAGACACAGCACGGTCCCGCCGCCTCCCGCCTCTTCGACCCCGCCCGCCTCGGCGGCCTGGAACTGCCCAACCGCCTGGTGATGGCCCCGCTGACCCGCAACCGCGCCGGGGCCGACGGCGTCCCCGGCGAACTCATGGCCACCTACTACGCGCAACGCGCCTCGGCCGGCCTGATCATCGCCGAGGCCAGCACCCCGAACGCCACCGGGCAGACCTACCCGCACATCCCCGGCATCCACACCCCGGCCCAGATCGCCGGCTGGCGGGAGGTCACCGAGGCCGTACGGGCCGCCGGCGGCGGGGAGATGTTCCTCCAGCTCCAGCACGGCGGCCGGGTCGGCCACCCCGACACCAGCGGGCACCTGCCGCTTGCGCCGTCCGCGGTGCCGTTCCCCGAGCAACTGCACACCCCCGGGGGCCTGCGGGACGGCGTCGTGCCGCGCGCCATGACCGCCGAGGACATCCGCACCACGATCGCCGACTTCGCGCGCGCGGCCCGGAACGCCGTCGAGGCGGGCTTCGCCGGGGTGGAGGTGCACTCCGCCAACGGCCACCTGCTGCACCAGTTCCTCGCGCGCAACACCAACCGCCGCACCGACGAGTGGGGCGGGCCCGTGGAGAACCGCATCCGGTTCACCGTCGAGGTGGTCCGGGCGGTCGCCGCAGCCATCGGCCCGGGGCGGGTGGGCGTGCGCATCTCGCCCGGAGTGGACGTCAACGGGATCGAGGAGGGCGACCCCGAGGAGATCTACCCGGCCCTGGTCAAGGCCCTGGCCGACCTGGCGCCGCTCTACCTGCACCAGGTCCACGCCGACCCCGACCGCCCCGCCTTCGCGCAGATCCGCCGGGACTGGCCCGGCACCCTGATCGCCAACCCGGCGCTGTCCCGCGAGGAGGTCGCGGCCGACGGTGGCAAGCGGCAGGGCGAACGCCTACTGGCAGAGGGCGCCGATCTCGTGGCGCTGGGCCGGGGCTTCCTCGCCAACCCCGACTTCGTGGA
- a CDS encoding GbsR/MarR family transcriptional regulator translates to MPGGRLNQQERQQIALGLADDLPYAEIARRLDRPTSTISREVMRNGGPNAYRADLAHRATERRAHRRSQAAPRGSEAIPQAHGRDPEAVRAFEDLFTDVLIQAGTPKMMARVMACLYITDTGSLTASELVQRLQVSPASISKAITFLEGQGLVRRERDERRRERYFVDDDVWYQATIASARANTQIIETARQGVGILGPDTPAANRLENIARFMDFVSEGITRAAEQAREVLHAKPGTPSATLPATPPGDTP, encoded by the coding sequence ATGCCGGGAGGCAGGCTCAACCAGCAGGAACGCCAGCAGATCGCGCTGGGACTGGCCGACGACCTCCCCTACGCGGAGATCGCCAGGCGCCTCGACCGGCCGACCTCGACGATCTCGCGCGAGGTGATGCGCAACGGGGGCCCCAACGCCTACCGGGCCGACCTGGCCCACCGCGCCACCGAACGCCGCGCCCACCGGCGCAGCCAGGCCGCACCCCGGGGATCGGAGGCCATCCCGCAGGCCCACGGACGCGACCCCGAAGCGGTGCGCGCGTTCGAGGACCTGTTCACCGACGTCCTCATCCAGGCGGGTACGCCCAAGATGATGGCCCGGGTGATGGCCTGCCTCTACATCACGGACACGGGCAGCCTCACCGCGTCCGAACTCGTCCAGCGCCTCCAGGTCAGCCCGGCGTCCATCTCCAAGGCGATCACGTTCCTGGAGGGCCAGGGCCTCGTCCGCAGGGAACGCGACGAACGCCGCCGCGAGCGCTACTTCGTCGACGACGACGTCTGGTACCAGGCGACCATCGCCAGCGCCCGCGCCAACACCCAGATCATAGAAACCGCACGTCAGGGCGTCGGCATCCTCGGCCCCGACACCCCGGCGGCCAACCGCCTGGAGAACATCGCCCGCTTCATGGACTTCGTCTCCGAAGGCATCACCCGCGCCGCGGAACAGGCGCGCGAGGTCCTCCACGCCAAGCCGGGAACGCCTTCGGCGACGCTCCCGGCAACGCCCCCGGGCGACACTCCTTAA